In a single window of the Prochlorococcus marinus str. AS9601 genome:
- a CDS encoding class I SAM-dependent methyltransferase: MERVPEPELMEEKEQVISYDEADFSEGEVNLINQINQYLLKKNISLGEKDLIVDLGCGPGNISEKLAIKWPNTAVVGIDGSKEMILRAEYNKSISNNQKKLKNLRYICSDIKDIKSNNFLFKKRISLLVSNSLIHHITNLEDFFNTIRILSSNITVNFHKDLKRPLDEKSALELKAQCSTKYNEILTNDYYASLRASYTFKELKKFILENDLSSLDVFEEGENYLIVYGNV; encoded by the coding sequence ATGGAAAGAGTCCCCGAACCTGAATTAATGGAAGAAAAAGAGCAGGTCATTTCTTATGACGAAGCTGATTTTTCAGAAGGGGAAGTTAATCTAATTAATCAAATAAATCAATATCTTTTGAAAAAAAATATTTCTTTAGGTGAAAAAGATTTAATAGTTGATTTAGGATGTGGCCCAGGAAATATTTCTGAGAAGTTAGCAATAAAATGGCCTAATACTGCAGTAGTAGGAATAGATGGTTCTAAAGAGATGATTTTGAGAGCAGAATATAATAAAAGTATTTCTAATAATCAAAAAAAATTAAAAAATTTACGCTACATTTGTTCTGACATCAAGGATATTAAATCAAATAATTTTTTATTTAAAAAAAGAATTAGTTTGCTTGTAAGCAACAGTTTGATTCATCACATTACCAATCTTGAAGATTTCTTCAACACAATAAGAATTTTATCTAGTAATATTACTGTAAATTTTCACAAGGACTTAAAAAGGCCATTAGATGAAAAGTCTGCTTTAGAACTCAAAGCACAATGTTCAACTAAATATAATGAGATTTTAACTAATGATTATTATGCCTCTTTAAGAGCTTCTTATACTTTTAAAGAGTTAAAAAAATTCATCTTAGAGAATGATCTATCCTCTTTAGATGTGTTTGAGGAAGGTGAAAATTATTTAATAGTCTATGGTAATGTTTAA
- the nrdJ gene encoding ribonucleoside-triphosphate reductase, adenosylcobalamin-dependent, whose amino-acid sequence MTVAPNKASSESNSNNLKKDDFPKTAPAAYPVFFRSYSRKTSSGKRENWSEVGERNLSGLKELGKLSEEELILMREMQSNQKAQPSGRWLWIGGTPWINKNQNFSGAYNCTSTNLIDWEAFALMMDLAMMGCGTGAIIEPHFINNLPTVINKINIKSVSEVGITPKDQREEKSSLEIKGKDLHIKVGDSRRGWVDSYKYLLEASSNESLEREIDVYIDLEDIRPAGESLKGFGGMANPIKLKDLYSRVASLLGKAIGRKLSTVECCLLIDEAAVTIVAGNIRRSAGMRQFASNDREAASAKENLWSQDENGNWRIDPEKDALRMANHTRVYHTKPTYQTVLDAVTKQFHSGEGAIQFAPEAIARSNADILKDDELRKEFIEIYSEQGKDEARNWINSSYGPFSEEELDHRMSRYGLNPCGEILGNDFHCNLAEVHLNQIDPENFEEQKKAFKAAALSVACLLNHEFEVERYRKSREYDPIVGVSFTGLFDFCVHAFGTPWLKWWEAGRPNSEEGKAFKEKEAKFLDSWRKIVKETVWEYCDKHNLRRPNRCTTVQPAGTKSLLTGAAPGWHPPKAQRFIRRITFRKNDPIALACMDYGYSVVPSQSDKDENGCLLDNPFDPRCTEWLVEIPTEVSWANIDGADQIDINNFSALAQFDFYMQVQKFYTEHNTSATVEFRENEIEDLAKAIHNAIENNEGYISAALLARFSANATFPRLPFEPISKEEYISLQNKVIERKVNNDFFDALNKYDIGELSEAGPAGCDSDKCLLPLAKPKD is encoded by the coding sequence GTGACTGTTGCACCAAATAAAGCTTCTTCAGAGAGCAATTCCAATAATCTTAAAAAAGATGACTTTCCAAAGACTGCGCCAGCTGCTTACCCAGTTTTTTTCAGATCTTATAGTAGAAAAACTTCATCTGGCAAAAGGGAGAACTGGAGCGAAGTAGGCGAAAGGAATTTATCGGGATTAAAAGAATTAGGAAAACTTTCTGAAGAAGAATTAATCCTAATGAGAGAGATGCAAAGTAACCAAAAAGCTCAACCTTCAGGAAGATGGTTATGGATAGGCGGAACCCCTTGGATTAATAAGAACCAAAATTTCTCAGGAGCATACAACTGCACCTCAACAAACTTAATCGATTGGGAAGCCTTCGCATTAATGATGGACTTAGCAATGATGGGATGTGGAACAGGTGCAATAATTGAGCCTCATTTTATAAATAATCTACCTACGGTAATTAACAAAATAAACATTAAATCAGTCAGTGAAGTTGGAATAACTCCTAAAGATCAAAGAGAAGAAAAGTCATCATTAGAAATTAAAGGAAAAGATCTTCATATCAAAGTTGGAGATAGCAGAAGAGGATGGGTAGATAGCTATAAATATCTTCTTGAGGCATCAAGTAACGAGAGTCTTGAAAGAGAAATTGATGTTTATATTGATTTGGAAGATATTAGGCCTGCGGGAGAATCATTAAAAGGTTTTGGTGGTATGGCAAATCCTATCAAATTGAAAGATCTTTACTCTAGAGTCGCATCACTTCTTGGAAAGGCAATTGGTAGGAAATTAAGTACAGTAGAGTGTTGTTTATTAATTGATGAAGCTGCAGTAACCATAGTTGCTGGGAATATTAGAAGAAGTGCTGGAATGAGACAATTTGCTTCAAATGATAGGGAAGCCGCATCTGCAAAAGAAAATTTATGGAGTCAAGATGAGAATGGTAATTGGAGAATAGATCCTGAAAAAGATGCCCTCAGAATGGCCAATCATACTAGGGTTTACCATACAAAACCCACTTACCAAACTGTTTTGGATGCAGTAACAAAACAATTCCATTCAGGTGAGGGAGCCATTCAATTTGCACCAGAAGCAATAGCAAGGTCAAATGCGGATATTCTCAAAGATGATGAATTGAGAAAGGAATTTATTGAAATCTACTCAGAACAAGGCAAGGATGAAGCGAGAAATTGGATAAATAGTAGTTATGGTCCTTTTTCAGAAGAAGAGTTAGACCACAGGATGAGTCGATATGGACTTAACCCTTGTGGGGAGATCTTGGGAAATGATTTCCATTGCAATTTGGCTGAAGTTCATTTAAATCAGATTGATCCAGAAAATTTTGAAGAGCAAAAAAAAGCTTTTAAAGCAGCCGCTCTTTCTGTAGCATGCTTACTTAATCATGAATTTGAAGTTGAGCGTTACAGAAAAAGTAGGGAATATGATCCTATCGTAGGAGTAAGTTTCACTGGATTATTTGATTTTTGTGTCCATGCTTTTGGGACGCCATGGTTGAAATGGTGGGAAGCAGGAAGGCCAAATAGCGAAGAAGGGAAGGCCTTCAAAGAAAAGGAAGCTAAATTCTTAGATTCTTGGAGAAAAATAGTAAAAGAAACTGTATGGGAATATTGTGATAAGCACAATCTAAGGAGACCAAATAGATGCACAACAGTTCAGCCAGCTGGAACTAAAAGTCTTCTTACTGGAGCAGCTCCAGGTTGGCATCCTCCAAAGGCTCAAAGATTCATAAGAAGAATAACTTTCAGGAAAAATGACCCAATTGCTTTAGCTTGCATGGATTATGGTTACTCAGTTGTTCCATCTCAATCTGATAAAGATGAAAATGGTTGCTTGCTCGATAATCCATTTGATCCAAGATGTACAGAATGGTTAGTTGAAATCCCTACAGAAGTTAGTTGGGCAAATATAGACGGCGCAGACCAAATAGACATCAATAATTTCTCAGCATTAGCTCAATTTGATTTTTACATGCAAGTGCAGAAATTTTACACAGAGCATAATACCTCTGCAACCGTAGAATTTAGAGAAAATGAAATCGAGGATTTAGCTAAGGCTATTCATAATGCAATAGAAAATAATGAGGGATATATTTCAGCAGCATTGCTGGCTAGATTTAGTGCTAACGCTACTTTCCCGAGATTACCCTTTGAACCAATAAGTAAGGAGGAATATATATCATTGCAGAATAAAGTAATAGAAAGGAAAGTAAATAACGATTTCTTTGACGCTCTTAATAAATATGATATTGGAGAACTATCTGAAGCAGGACCAGCAGGTTGTGATTCAGATAAGTGCTTGCTTCCTCTTGCTAAACCAAAAGATTAA